One window of the Archaeoglobus sulfaticallidus PM70-1 genome contains the following:
- a CDS encoding methylmalonyl-CoA mutase family protein, with protein sequence MESDEVSGRIKKRRDEWNEKCLKPFLEKSGERQEKFENLSWIEINRVYDPSDIEHLDFERDIGYPGEFPYTRGVYPTMYRGRLWTMRQFSGFGSAEDTNQRWKMLLKEGQTGLSTAFDFPTLMGLDSDDPLSDGEVGKVGVAIDTLKDFEILFEGIPLDRVSTSFTINPPAGIILAMYTAIGDAQGVPRDQLRGTIQNDMLKEFHAQNTLVLPPEPSVKIITDIFEWGVENVPKFNLISISGYHIREAGSTAVQELAFTIADGMAYVEAAIERGIDIDKLAPQLSFFFNSHNDFFEEIAKFRAARRMWAKIMRDEYGAKNPRSWWLKFHTQTAGCSLTAQQPLNNIVRTTIQAMAAVLGGTQSLHTNSFDEAWALPSEEAVRVALRTQQIIAYESGIPNTIDPLAGSYYVEWLTDKMEKLAWDYIERIRKMGEGSMLRGVLAGIENGFFVKEITNAAAKFQREVEEGKRVIVGVNKYAIDEKLKIPILKVDPEVQRRQIERLKKIKSERDNVAVKEALEWLRNAAENNENVMPAILEAVKAYASVGEIMSVLKQVYGTYKKPIII encoded by the coding sequence ATGGAAAGTGATGAGGTTAGTGGTAGAATTAAGAAAAGAAGGGATGAATGGAATGAGAAATGCCTTAAACCCTTCCTTGAAAAATCAGGTGAAAGGCAAGAAAAATTTGAAAACCTGTCTTGGATTGAAATAAACCGAGTTTACGATCCATCAGATATTGAACACCTCGATTTTGAGCGTGATATTGGGTATCCGGGAGAATTTCCCTATACAAGAGGAGTCTATCCTACAATGTACAGAGGGAGATTGTGGACGATGAGGCAGTTCTCCGGGTTTGGCAGTGCCGAGGACACAAACCAGAGGTGGAAGATGCTGCTGAAAGAGGGACAAACCGGTCTGAGCACGGCATTCGACTTTCCAACGTTGATGGGATTGGACAGCGATGATCCGCTTTCTGATGGGGAAGTTGGTAAGGTTGGAGTTGCCATTGACACACTTAAGGACTTTGAAATCCTTTTTGAGGGAATACCACTGGACAGAGTCTCGACCTCCTTTACAATCAACCCTCCAGCGGGAATAATACTAGCAATGTACACGGCCATTGGTGACGCTCAGGGAGTTCCAAGAGATCAGCTTAGAGGTACAATCCAGAACGACATGCTCAAGGAGTTCCATGCACAGAACACTCTGGTTTTACCACCAGAACCATCGGTGAAAATAATTACTGACATATTCGAGTGGGGTGTGGAGAATGTTCCGAAATTCAACCTCATCAGCATCTCCGGCTACCATATAAGAGAAGCCGGTTCCACTGCCGTGCAGGAACTGGCCTTCACAATTGCCGATGGAATGGCCTATGTTGAGGCTGCGATAGAGAGAGGAATCGATATAGACAAGCTTGCTCCACAACTCAGCTTCTTCTTCAACTCCCACAACGACTTCTTCGAGGAGATTGCAAAGTTCAGGGCTGCGAGAAGGATGTGGGCAAAGATAATGAGAGACGAATACGGGGCGAAAAATCCTCGTTCATGGTGGCTCAAATTCCATACACAGACTGCTGGATGCTCTCTAACTGCCCAGCAACCGTTAAACAACATAGTCAGGACAACGATACAGGCGATGGCTGCAGTGCTTGGAGGAACTCAGAGCCTGCATACGAACAGCTTTGATGAAGCCTGGGCACTGCCAAGTGAGGAGGCGGTCAGGGTGGCCTTAAGGACTCAGCAGATCATAGCCTATGAGAGCGGAATACCGAACACAATAGATCCGTTAGCTGGAAGCTACTATGTGGAGTGGCTCACGGATAAGATGGAGAAGCTCGCATGGGATTACATCGAAAGAATCAGAAAAATGGGTGAAGGCAGCATGCTGAGAGGTGTCCTTGCAGGAATTGAGAATGGATTCTTTGTCAAGGAGATCACGAATGCTGCAGCCAAGTTCCAGAGAGAGGTTGAGGAGGGCAAGAGGGTTATTGTTGGAGTTAACAAGTACGCAATAGACGAGAAGCTGAAAATACCGATACTGAAGGTTGATCCTGAAGTCCAGAGAAGGCAGATCGAGAGGCTGAAGAAGATCAAGAGCGAGAGAGATAATGTTGCTGTGAAGGAAGCACTTGAGTGGCTCAGAAATGCTGCAGAGAACAATGAGAATGTTATGCCGGCAATTCTTGAAGCTGTAAAAGCATATGCAAGTGTTGGGGAGATAATGAGTGTGCTTAAACAGGTTTACGGCACATACAAGAAACCGATAATAATCTGA
- a CDS encoding protein disulfide isomerase family protein has translation MRWLLLILIVFLAGCVTEKTEDQVVKGDIYFFFSPNCPHCKNVEPYVINASKKVEINFCQVENLTDTCKEIAEKIKLRGVPTAVVVEKDKVYVYSGETKVKNLMLEIMK, from the coding sequence ATGCGCTGGCTATTGCTCATACTGATCGTCTTTTTAGCGGGATGTGTAACAGAAAAAACCGAAGATCAGGTGGTTAAGGGCGACATATACTTCTTTTTCTCCCCGAACTGTCCACACTGCAAGAATGTTGAGCCGTATGTAATTAACGCAAGCAAAAAGGTAGAGATCAATTTCTGTCAGGTGGAAAACCTCACCGATACATGCAAGGAGATTGCAGAGAAAATAAAGCTCCGTGGAGTTCCAACAGCAGTAGTGGTTGAAAAGGATAAAGTGTATGTGTACTCAGGTGAAACGAAGGTTAAAAACCTGATGCTGGAGATCATGAAATGA
- a CDS encoding FtsZ/tubulin family protein, translated as MKTIAVVGSGGAGQNIVNIFKRESEYENVDIYVVNGEKWVDCVEFYKFKQLDKLIKVLSEYDHVILTAGLGGRGGDALVKLANELDNIAGIVVCKPFRIERSRVERAEEQIKLLKSNVVLKNLDELIEKMPDIAIHDGLMTLDMELVEEITKIIQRLFYSEQK; from the coding sequence ATGAAGACAATCGCAGTAGTTGGTTCGGGAGGAGCCGGACAGAACATTGTTAACATATTCAAAAGAGAGTCTGAATACGAAAATGTAGATATTTATGTCGTCAATGGTGAAAAATGGGTTGATTGTGTTGAATTTTACAAATTTAAGCAACTTGATAAACTTATCAAAGTACTGTCTGAGTACGACCATGTTATACTAACTGCAGGACTTGGTGGAAGGGGCGGAGATGCACTAGTAAAGCTGGCAAATGAGTTGGATAACATTGCAGGTATTGTTGTGTGCAAACCTTTCAGGATTGAGAGATCGAGGGTTGAAAGAGCTGAAGAACAGATAAAGTTGCTAAAGAGTAATGTGGTATTGAAAAATTTAGACGAATTGATTGAGAAGATGCCCGATATAGCAATACACGATGGATTAATGACTTTAGATATGGAATTGGTTGAGGAGATTACTAAGATCATTCAAAGATTGTTTTACTCCGAGCAAAAATAA
- the tatC gene encoding twin-arginine translocase subunit TatC, which translates to MEPPEDREMELREHLAELKKRTIRISIVILIGIIIVYPYSPELIDSFWQGIFNKKLDMVIYTPTEWIVTRLIFSFVFVFFFSYPYIVYQLYQFAKPGLFEHERKFVKTFIPFSYILFLIGTLLAYEVVIPRLYNWAVVPYFGAEPHLSVKKTIYGAFKIFMAFGLSFQIPVLALIAVKLGMIDSDWLKGKRVIVYILVFILATNITFDISGMSQLIVLAIVVVMYEISIILARFLERKS; encoded by the coding sequence GTGGAGCCCCCAGAAGACAGAGAAATGGAGTTAAGGGAGCATCTCGCTGAGCTGAAGAAAAGAACAATCAGAATATCTATTGTTATCCTGATCGGGATCATCATTGTGTATCCCTATTCTCCCGAACTGATTGACTCCTTCTGGCAGGGTATCTTCAATAAAAAACTGGACATGGTAATCTACACACCAACAGAGTGGATTGTTACGAGGCTCATTTTTTCATTCGTTTTTGTTTTCTTTTTCTCATATCCATATATCGTATATCAGCTATATCAGTTTGCAAAACCGGGTTTGTTCGAGCATGAAAGAAAATTCGTTAAAACTTTCATACCCTTCTCATACATCCTATTTCTGATCGGAACCTTGCTTGCCTACGAGGTTGTGATACCAAGGCTTTACAACTGGGCTGTTGTACCATATTTCGGTGCGGAGCCACATCTTTCTGTCAAGAAAACAATATACGGTGCTTTTAAAATATTCATGGCTTTCGGTCTGTCATTTCAGATACCGGTTCTGGCCTTAATTGCCGTAAAGCTCGGCATGATCGATTCCGACTGGCTGAAGGGAAAGAGGGTTATCGTCTACATTCTCGTCTTTATACTTGCGACCAACATAACTTTTGATATCTCCGGCATGAGCCAGCTTATTGTGCTGGCAATAGTTGTTGTGATGTATGAAATCAGCATAATTCTTGCGAGATTTCTCGAAAGAAAATCATAG
- the trkA gene encoding Trk system potassium transporter TrkA — translation MHIVVAGAGEVGYNVAKALCDNHDVFVIEKDEKKIDEIYKLNVEVIEGNAANINVLSKAKVSKADIFLGVTGVDEVNLLSGIAAKKMGAKKTIVRVGNPEYVDRPLVKNHPLGFDLVICPQLALARAMANIIMFSGAVDFVSLSGGKLNLIEIVVDENSVLANKKIEDLHLPENVIITAIYRDGELLVPRGQTKVLPGDKVAIVGKSQDLITIQDIFGSDTTRKVVIFGGGTVGSYLARVLDSSNLNIKLIEKNEELCENLCSAYNRVRVVIGDPTDLDLLYEEDVGRSDVVASCLENDEKNLLVSLLSKNLGTRKAIAQVSKGNYMKLFEKVGIDVVLSPRTITYLEVLKHLRLLTLETLAEIEGGEAVVLEIELENEKLSGKKISELKIPERALIGGILRGDDCLIPKGETQILKGDRLLIFTPWSEVEEIEDYFG, via the coding sequence ATGCACATTGTAGTTGCCGGAGCAGGAGAAGTTGGATACAATGTAGCAAAGGCATTGTGCGATAATCACGATGTCTTTGTTATAGAAAAGGATGAAAAGAAAATAGATGAGATATATAAACTTAATGTTGAGGTTATCGAAGGAAATGCAGCGAACATAAATGTTCTGAGCAAGGCGAAGGTATCTAAAGCTGACATCTTCTTGGGTGTAACTGGAGTGGATGAAGTAAATCTCCTGTCCGGGATCGCAGCAAAGAAAATGGGAGCTAAAAAAACGATTGTTAGAGTTGGAAATCCAGAGTATGTTGACAGACCACTCGTCAAGAACCACCCTCTGGGATTCGATCTGGTTATATGCCCCCAGCTTGCCCTAGCAAGGGCGATGGCGAACATAATCATGTTCAGCGGTGCTGTGGATTTTGTATCGCTGAGCGGTGGTAAGCTCAATTTAATTGAGATAGTTGTGGATGAAAATTCTGTTCTTGCAAACAAGAAAATTGAGGATTTGCACCTCCCGGAAAATGTTATAATAACCGCAATATACCGCGACGGAGAGCTTCTCGTCCCTCGAGGTCAGACCAAGGTTCTTCCGGGAGATAAGGTTGCAATAGTCGGGAAGTCACAGGATCTGATTACAATTCAGGATATTTTTGGAAGTGACACCACAAGGAAAGTTGTTATTTTCGGTGGAGGTACTGTTGGAAGCTATCTTGCGAGAGTGCTTGATTCAAGCAATCTGAACATCAAACTTATTGAAAAGAATGAAGAATTATGCGAGAACCTCTGCAGTGCCTATAACAGAGTCAGGGTTGTCATTGGAGATCCAACAGATCTGGATCTTCTGTATGAAGAGGATGTTGGGAGATCGGATGTTGTTGCCTCCTGCCTGGAAAACGATGAAAAGAACCTTCTTGTCTCTCTCCTTTCGAAGAATTTGGGGACGAGGAAGGCAATAGCTCAGGTTAGTAAGGGCAATTATATGAAGCTCTTTGAGAAGGTCGGAATAGATGTTGTGCTATCTCCGAGAACGATAACATATCTGGAGGTTCTCAAGCACTTGCGATTGCTGACCCTTGAGACACTGGCAGAAATAGAGGGTGGAGAGGCTGTTGTTCTTGAGATAGAGCTTGAGAATGAAAAGCTATCTGGTAAAAAGATATCTGAGTTAAAGATCCCGGAAAGAGCATTGATTGGAGGTATCCTCCGGGGAGATGATTGTCTCATACCTAAGGGCGAAACCCAGATCCTCAAGGGAGATAGGTTGCTAATTTTCACACCATGGAGCGAAGTTGAGGAGATCGAGGATTACTTCGGGTGA
- a CDS encoding TrkH family potassium uptake protein yields MNYLLVINFLGRIMLYFTALFSLPLITAFIFKESFYPFLVAIAVNLIISLILYSVKPKSEVFRYKEGFAIVGLGWFLISLIGAIPYCMIGTGFIDAIFESMSGFTTTGATIFDRIEVLPKSILLWRSLTEWVGGMGIIVLFVAVFPSIAKKGYALFQAEVPGITVSKVTPRLKDTALRLWEIYLLFTVLEVALLYLAGLNLFDAINHSFTTMSTGGFSTHTESIAYYRSPLIETIITIFMIVAGVNFSLHYYWLKGDARILRDPEFKAYISLLAIAIACLTILNSKGDLIESFRYSAFNAVSLMTTTGYASYDFDRWMDSSKLIILTLMFIGGCSGSTAGGIKVIRIYLLEKYSIHQILKEADPRTARVIKMNDRILKKEIIDDITAFFVLYVLIFAVSSVVISLFGMDLLSAVSAVVATMSNVGPGLGAVGATESYSALHPVVKLILFFNMWAGRLELFTVLSLFIPSFWKERW; encoded by the coding sequence ATGAACTACCTCCTGGTTATCAATTTCCTGGGGAGGATAATGCTTTATTTCACAGCCCTTTTCTCTCTCCCGCTCATAACTGCCTTCATATTTAAAGAGTCGTTCTATCCATTCCTTGTTGCCATAGCGGTAAACCTGATAATATCGCTGATTCTGTACTCTGTAAAGCCAAAGAGCGAAGTCTTCAGATACAAAGAAGGTTTTGCTATTGTTGGACTCGGATGGTTTCTGATAAGCCTTATCGGGGCAATACCCTACTGCATGATCGGCACGGGCTTCATAGATGCAATCTTCGAGTCGATGTCAGGATTCACAACCACCGGGGCAACGATATTTGACAGAATAGAGGTTCTGCCAAAATCCATTCTGCTATGGAGAAGCCTCACTGAGTGGGTTGGAGGGATGGGAATAATTGTGCTTTTCGTTGCCGTTTTTCCATCTATAGCCAAAAAAGGTTATGCTTTATTTCAGGCTGAAGTTCCGGGAATAACTGTAAGCAAGGTAACCCCCAGACTGAAAGATACCGCATTAAGGCTGTGGGAGATATACCTCCTTTTCACGGTATTGGAGGTAGCCTTGCTGTACCTAGCAGGATTAAACCTTTTCGATGCGATAAACCACTCGTTCACAACCATGAGCACGGGTGGTTTCTCAACCCATACAGAGAGTATAGCGTATTACAGAAGCCCGCTTATCGAAACAATCATCACGATTTTTATGATAGTCGCCGGAGTGAACTTCAGTCTGCACTACTACTGGCTGAAAGGAGATGCGAGAATACTCAGGGATCCTGAGTTCAAAGCATACATATCCCTCCTGGCGATAGCGATAGCCTGTTTAACAATTTTGAACAGCAAAGGAGATCTGATCGAGTCGTTCAGATATTCTGCATTTAACGCTGTATCGCTGATGACAACCACTGGCTATGCTAGCTATGACTTCGACAGATGGATGGATTCCTCCAAACTCATCATACTGACTCTCATGTTCATAGGTGGCTGCTCCGGATCAACTGCTGGAGGGATAAAGGTCATAAGAATTTACCTGCTCGAAAAGTACTCCATCCATCAGATTCTAAAAGAAGCGGATCCGAGGACTGCGAGGGTTATAAAGATGAATGACAGGATTCTGAAAAAGGAGATTATCGACGATATCACAGCCTTTTTCGTGCTTTATGTCCTGATTTTTGCTGTGAGCAGTGTGGTGATATCCCTGTTCGGTATGGATCTGTTATCTGCGGTTTCAGCAGTTGTTGCCACTATGAGCAATGTCGGTCCCGGACTTGGAGCGGTTGGAGCAACAGAAAGCTACTCAGCCCTGCATCCAGTTGTAAAGCTCATACTCTTTTTCAACATGTGGGCTGGAAGGCTTGAACTCTTCACGGTGCTATCGCTTTTCATACCATCCTTCTGGAAGGAGAGATGGTAA
- a CDS encoding DNA-directed DNA polymerase II small subunit, translated as MVLDTSLGNSGSYRSIIAEFAERGYNIHPEAVEIIRKRNFENAIDEICKVLGNCVIITPEDVLKALEILNIKNDGKVGVEDGVKTKVEKIVEKFELKVRDITGRSSCEGVVDDFIQNFSSRYEKIRKIFRGRINSIPIASLKKVNQKEVSIIGIVTDVRETSKGNYIIEIEDKTGKISVLATAKLREVASELLGDEVIAVSGSFRNNMIIANRIVFPDVPQNDRKVEKDFGMVFISDIHFGSNTFLEKSWNAFVKWLNCEVGNEYMQEIAEKVRYLFIAGDVVDGVGIYPGQEKELEIFDIYGQYEEAGEQLEKIPKRIKIILSPGNHDAVRQAEPQPALPKEFADLFPRNVKHVGNPAWVDADGVKVLIYHGRSIDDMIMKIPRLDYSDPSGVIEEMLKRRHLCPIYGGRTPLAPEKEDLLVIDEVPDIVHTGHVHTYGARYYRGILALNSSTWQAQTEFQKKVNLNPMPGNVPVYVNGKLHRLRFYRSS; from the coding sequence TTGGTTCTGGACACGAGTTTGGGAAACTCTGGAAGCTACAGAAGCATAATAGCCGAGTTTGCTGAAAGAGGATACAACATTCATCCTGAAGCAGTTGAAATAATCCGGAAAAGGAATTTTGAAAATGCCATAGATGAAATCTGCAAGGTTTTGGGAAACTGCGTCATAATTACTCCCGAAGATGTTCTGAAAGCCCTTGAGATCCTGAACATAAAGAATGATGGTAAGGTTGGAGTTGAGGATGGGGTAAAAACCAAAGTAGAAAAGATAGTTGAAAAGTTCGAGCTGAAGGTTAGAGATATAACTGGTAGATCCTCTTGCGAGGGTGTGGTTGACGATTTCATTCAGAATTTCTCATCGAGATATGAGAAAATCAGGAAAATATTTAGAGGAAGGATAAACTCAATCCCGATAGCCTCTCTCAAAAAGGTGAACCAAAAGGAAGTTAGCATTATCGGGATTGTTACGGATGTCAGGGAGACTTCAAAGGGTAACTACATCATCGAAATTGAAGACAAAACGGGCAAGATTTCTGTTTTGGCTACTGCAAAGCTCAGAGAGGTTGCATCGGAGCTTTTGGGAGATGAAGTTATTGCCGTGAGCGGATCTTTCAGGAACAACATGATAATAGCCAACAGAATCGTCTTTCCTGATGTTCCTCAAAACGACAGGAAGGTTGAGAAGGATTTCGGAATGGTATTTATCTCGGACATCCACTTCGGGAGCAATACATTCTTGGAAAAATCCTGGAATGCGTTTGTTAAATGGCTTAACTGTGAGGTCGGGAATGAGTACATGCAGGAAATAGCCGAGAAAGTCAGATATCTGTTTATAGCCGGTGATGTGGTTGATGGCGTGGGCATATATCCCGGACAGGAAAAGGAGCTTGAGATATTCGATATATACGGACAGTATGAGGAGGCTGGAGAACAGCTTGAAAAGATACCCAAGAGGATAAAGATCATCCTGTCTCCCGGAAACCACGACGCTGTAAGACAAGCTGAACCACAGCCAGCATTGCCAAAGGAGTTTGCAGACCTCTTTCCGAGGAACGTCAAACATGTTGGCAATCCGGCATGGGTGGATGCCGATGGCGTTAAAGTTCTGATCTATCACGGGAGGAGCATAGACGACATGATAATGAAGATCCCAAGGCTCGATTACTCGGATCCATCTGGAGTTATTGAGGAAATGCTGAAGCGAAGGCATCTCTGCCCCATTTATGGGGGAAGAACCCCACTGGCTCCTGAGAAAGAAGATCTGCTTGTGATAGATGAGGTGCCTGATATCGTCCACACAGGGCATGTTCACACATATGGTGCGAGGTACTATCGAGGCATTCTCGCTCTCAACTCATCCACATGGCAGGCTCAGACGGAATTTCAGAAAAAAGTAAATCTCAACCCCATGCCAGGCAATGTTCCGGTTTATGTGAACGGCAAGCTCCACAGACTCAGGTTTTACAGGTCATCTTAG
- a CDS encoding enoyl-CoA hydratase/isomerase family protein, translating into MSAVVFEKSDGILIARLNRPNAFNALNEEVVDGLEELIRKVRTEKDIRAVIITGSGRAFSAGADIKMFLRSETFQARDIIERLGRVLEEFEDLDVPIIAAINGFALGGGCELAMACDMIIASENAVFGQPEINIGIIPGAGGTQRLARLIGWKKAMEYCLTGEKISAKEAEKLGLVNKVVKAEELEKAAMELARTIAEKSPTAVMLVKQAVNRGYKMSLKDGLAYERDLFALAFSSEDAKEGFSAFVEKRMPNFKKKRT; encoded by the coding sequence ATGAGTGCGGTGGTTTTTGAGAAATCGGATGGTATCCTCATCGCAAGGCTGAACAGACCGAATGCATTCAACGCATTGAACGAAGAGGTTGTTGATGGATTAGAAGAACTGATCAGAAAGGTCAGGACTGAGAAGGATATAAGAGCTGTAATCATAACCGGAAGTGGACGGGCATTCAGTGCCGGAGCAGACATCAAGATGTTCCTGAGATCCGAGACCTTTCAGGCAAGAGATATCATAGAGAGATTAGGTAGAGTGCTGGAAGAGTTTGAAGATCTTGATGTGCCGATAATAGCAGCCATCAATGGATTCGCACTCGGGGGTGGCTGTGAACTGGCGATGGCCTGCGATATGATCATTGCAAGCGAGAATGCTGTTTTCGGGCAGCCAGAAATAAACATAGGGATAATACCTGGTGCTGGAGGCACACAGAGACTGGCAAGGCTCATAGGATGGAAGAAAGCTATGGAATACTGTCTAACTGGAGAGAAAATAAGTGCGAAAGAAGCCGAAAAGCTCGGACTTGTGAATAAAGTTGTGAAAGCCGAGGAGCTTGAAAAGGCAGCGATGGAGCTTGCCAGGACAATAGCAGAGAAGTCTCCAACTGCTGTGATGCTGGTCAAGCAGGCTGTTAACAGAGGATATAAAATGTCGTTGAAAGATGGGCTGGCTTACGAGAGGGATCTCTTCGCCCTAGCATTTTCTTCAGAGGATGCCAAAGAGGGCTTTTCAGCGTTTGTAGAGAAAAGAATGCCCAACTTCAAGAAGAAGAGAACATAA
- a CDS encoding DUF5371 family protein: MEKYLIVQTRLPKNMLDDLKEATGKKTVKEALYQAVIHYIECHNIERIREIHKVNKKRGRFPVHLAKLMASIESK; the protein is encoded by the coding sequence GTGGAGAAATATCTGATAGTTCAAACAAGACTGCCTAAAAACATGTTAGACGATTTAAAAGAGGCTACTGGTAAAAAAACAGTTAAAGAGGCTTTGTATCAGGCAGTAATTCACTATATTGAATGCCACAACATAGAAAGAATTAGAGAAATCCATAAAGTTAACAAAAAAAGAGGCAGGTTCCCGGTGCATTTGGCCAAACTGATGGCATCAATCGAAAGTAAATAA
- a CDS encoding 4-hydroxyphenylacetate 3-hydroxylase N-terminal domain-containing protein yields MLISGDKYVERLSGYEREIYVRGEKVEDFTNHPNIKPVVKSIALTYELAGKKDEYSPYSKLVDDKVNRLNYVNENAEDLIARYDFQRELSMRLGTCNYRCTGCDAINSLYPATKEMDERLGTDYHKRFLELLKEIQRKDYACTAALTDTKGDRSKRPKEAKDMYVHVVEKREDGIVVSGAKIHQSGAFAADINFVLPTQTFKEGEEEFAIAFAVKPEDEGVKYILQNTGYQAKFREGGEFEIGNPYGDRITCTVIFDNVFIPWERVFVFEDLKATRNLLTNFAISHRCVGASCKAGFIDSMTGAASLMLKVNGLDRVPVLRQKIGEMVGVSEAAHAIAVGSATKGFESYGTWLPNMLMANSGKVIGVEGFNKVIMNLAEIAGGIPVTAPSEFDLKSEEVGKYVEKYLVANPEFSAEERMKVIKFVEFWITSSHLLGAVHGGGSPAAAVVFLQILADMKEREEAVRDIIGLKR; encoded by the coding sequence ATGTTGATTTCTGGAGATAAGTATGTGGAGAGGCTCTCAGGCTATGAACGAGAAATCTATGTCAGGGGAGAAAAAGTTGAAGATTTTACAAACCACCCGAATATAAAGCCTGTTGTTAAATCCATAGCCCTTACTTACGAGCTTGCTGGGAAAAAGGATGAGTATTCTCCATACTCCAAACTCGTGGATGATAAGGTAAACAGGCTGAATTATGTAAATGAGAATGCAGAGGACCTCATAGCAAGATACGATTTCCAGAGGGAACTAAGTATGAGGCTGGGAACCTGCAACTACAGATGCACAGGGTGCGATGCGATAAACTCCCTCTATCCAGCAACCAAAGAGATGGATGAGAGACTTGGAACGGACTACCACAAGAGGTTTCTTGAGCTTTTGAAGGAGATACAGAGGAAAGACTATGCATGCACTGCAGCACTAACAGACACAAAGGGAGATAGATCGAAGAGGCCGAAAGAGGCAAAAGACATGTATGTCCATGTGGTGGAGAAAAGAGAAGATGGAATAGTTGTCAGCGGAGCCAAGATCCATCAGAGCGGAGCTTTCGCTGCAGATATAAACTTCGTTCTTCCCACCCAGACATTCAAAGAGGGTGAGGAGGAGTTTGCCATCGCCTTTGCTGTTAAGCCAGAGGATGAGGGTGTGAAGTACATACTGCAGAATACCGGATATCAGGCAAAGTTCAGGGAAGGCGGGGAGTTTGAGATCGGAAATCCATATGGAGACAGAATAACCTGCACAGTAATCTTCGACAATGTATTTATCCCATGGGAGAGAGTTTTCGTGTTTGAGGATTTAAAGGCTACAAGAAACTTGTTAACGAATTTTGCAATATCACATAGATGTGTTGGAGCTTCATGCAAGGCCGGTTTCATCGACTCGATGACAGGAGCTGCAAGCCTCATGCTCAAGGTAAACGGGCTTGATAGGGTTCCGGTTCTCAGGCAGAAGATAGGAGAGATGGTTGGTGTTAGCGAGGCTGCTCATGCCATAGCCGTTGGTTCCGCAACGAAAGGCTTTGAGAGCTATGGCACATGGCTTCCGAACATGCTCATGGCCAACTCAGGCAAAGTCATAGGGGTTGAGGGGTTCAACAAGGTCATAATGAATCTCGCTGAGATAGCAGGAGGTATCCCGGTTACAGCTCCCTCAGAGTTCGACCTTAAGAGCGAAGAAGTGGGTAAGTATGTCGAAAAGTACCTCGTTGCCAATCCAGAGTTTTCCGCTGAGGAGAGGATGAAAGTTATAAAGTTCGTGGAGTTCTGGATTACCAGCTCTCATTTGCTTGGTGCTGTGCATGGAGGTGGTTCTCCTGCTGCAGCAGTAGTCTTCCTGCAGATACTTGCAGACATGAAAGAGAGAGAAGAAGCTGTTAGGGATATAATAGGTCTTAAGAGATAA